The stretch of DNA GATTCACAAGTATTCAAGCATTTCCAGGTTTTCATTGTTTTGATCATTCAGACAAAAGGCACCAAAAAGTGGCTTTGATATTGCAGAACAGCAAAAACTTAAGCAGAGGCCGAGACTGCATTTCAGCACAACGACTGCTACTACAGATACAGCTACAGGCCTGCGCAGCATGTTGCTATCTGTTACATTTCCTCTCCGACCACATTGGATTCCAGTTCACCCAGAGAAGTCTCCCAAAAACCAGAAACAGAGATGTATTTTCTTAATGTACAAACCCTTTCATAGACATAAAAAATGCCAACAGCAGCAACTTGTTTGGCTTAAGCCTTAAGGGGATTGGCTGAGATTACAGGCTACATATGAAGTGCCGCTTTTCATTTTAATAAGATTTGACCTGGTTTGTTGTGCAACATCATTAACCAGCTCAAACATGATCTATAGTAATTGAATAGTTAGTCTGAACAGTGAAACTGGGGCCACTTGGATgcctataaataataatagctttaTCAGACAGTGATTTTGGTCTGGCATCGTACCTCAACCTTCTTGTGAACTTGGTCCTTGGTTGATACTATTAGAACAAATCAACCTTCCCCAACCAAACTCTACAAAAAACAACGTACCATCTTAGACAATAAGAAGCCCTTGGCTGACACTGGTTCACAGATACATGCAAGTACTAATTACGGTTCACTACTAAACACAAAACCTACTACTATATTCGTACCTACATAACCAAAAATTCTAATGTGGTTTTACACTGGCTTGTCCGTTACGTTTTgaaatgagaataaaaaaaaaaaaaaagtacagtccAGTTTAAAAATTAAGGCATTTTTGAGATGCAAACCTTGGCACTTCATAAGAAGTGTTAAATATATGGAAGAAATCTTTTCCTACgacgaaaacaaacaaacaaaaaaaaggataaaCACTCTGCTCAGTTGGCTACAAAAAGGAAAGGTTTTACTTGAGTACTTTGGAATGTTAGGCAGACTGGTCCTCAAGTATAACTGGCTGCTGAAATGTTCTTTCCTGCTATAATACTGCACAGCATGTTGTTATAGTGCTCACAAAAACAACAAGTGTGTCATTGTTTTACAAAGAATCCTACAAAACCATTCAAAAACATCCATTCCCGTAGATGTCCAACCCAACCAATGGACGGAGTTTGGCAGTCAAGAAAGTAGTGGAAACGTCAGACTCAGGCTCTGAGAcctaaaaagaaagagagggcaAAAGACGACAATCAATGCAATGCaagataatttacattttttaaatccaacATCCCTGCTTAATTTTTGAGAACCAATAACCCAACCCAATCATTAATACTCTTCCACCATCACATGCAATGACTCCAAAACTGACACTTTTTAATCCGACACCAATGCAACACCCCTATTGAACAAACATTCTGAGGAAAGGGCTCAGTGCTGATGTCTCAGCAAACAGATGTCCTTTCCAGCCAGCATTAGTCTGAAATAATGTGAGGCAAAAAAAGCCCCAGCTCAGGTTCCTGCTGCTTATGGAAACATTTTAGTCAGCTTGACCACTCAGAgcttataataaatacaaaagctgCTTTGACTTCATTAAATGAGAAAAGCATTGGGGAATCACTTGCATCAAGTCAAATAAAAACTGATCATGGTTTACCTTTACCACAGGTGCTTCCCTGCTTCTCCTGCTTTTCGAAGTTCAATCTGTTCTGTTCGACAGCCGTGCCATTAGACTCTGGGCTGCTGCTTCTTGACGGGCTCCCCTCTTCACTCTGGTAGGCCAGATCCAGATGCTGCTGGGCCAGTTTCAAGTGCCTTCGCAGCCTTTCCAGGTCACGGGAAGACGACTCGTCGCCAAATGACTCCCGACCCGAGTCGCCCAGGTTGTAGTCAGGCTTCATGCCCATGGCAAGTTTACCAGTGTTGTCCTTTTTTAAGGCAGTGTTGTAACCAGGTGGCGCTGTTGGAACCCGGCTGCACATCAAGGGCTTTGGGCCGGTCATGGGCATAGGCATGTGGTGGTGGCGGCGAGCCCGTCTGCGGAAAGCATCACGAATGCCGCTGAAACCCAGGTGGAGAATTTCAAGCACTGTGAGTAACAAACAGAGGGCACTCACTGCATACATGATCAGTAGGAAGATTGTCTTCTCGGTGGGGCGAGAGACAAAACAGTCCACGGTGTGGGGGCACGGGCTCCGTGTGCACACGTATGAGGGCGCCACCTCAAAGCCGAACAAGATATACTGTCCGAAAAGAAAGGACACCTCAAAGGCGACACGGGAAAGCAGCTGGAATACGTAG from Astyanax mexicanus isolate ESR-SI-001 chromosome 11, AstMex3_surface, whole genome shotgun sequence encodes:
- the gjc4b gene encoding gap junction gamma-1 protein; translated protein: MSWSFLTRLLEEISNHSTFVGKIWLTLLIVFRIVLCVVGGESIYYDEQSKFVCNTGQPGCENVCYDAFAPLSHVRFWVFQIIMITTPTIMYLGFAMHKIARMDDDEYRPRGRKRMPMINRGTNRDYEEAEDNGEEDPMICEEIEPEKDKEPEKPSKKHDGRRRIQRDGLMKVYVFQLLSRVAFEVSFLFGQYILFGFEVAPSYVCTRSPCPHTVDCFVSRPTEKTIFLLIMYAVSALCLLLTVLEILHLGFSGIRDAFRRRARRHHHMPMPMTGPKPLMCSRVPTAPPGYNTALKKDNTGKLAMGMKPDYNLGDSGRESFGDESSSRDLERLRRHLKLAQQHLDLAYQSEEGSPSRSSSPESNGTAVEQNRLNFEKQEKQGSTCGKGLRA